From the genome of Etheostoma spectabile isolate EspeVRDwgs_2016 chromosome 10, UIUC_Espe_1.0, whole genome shotgun sequence, one region includes:
- the dlg3 gene encoding disks large homolog 3 isoform X9, with the protein MFTVNISSSMSLVRSLPERTVRKCSFRSKHHFRILREPRKVLLHKGSTGLGFNIVGGEDGEGIFVSFILAGGPADLSGELRRGDRILSVNGVNLRNATHEQAAAALKRAGQTVTIIAQYRPEEYSRFESKIHDLREQMMNSSMSSGSGSLRTSEKRSLYVRALFDYDRTRDSCLPSQGLSFSYGDILHVINASDDEWWQARLVTPHGESEQIGVIPSKKRVEKKERARLKTVKFHARTGMIESNRPVKVKRKKSFNLSRKFPFYKSKENIVQELVESEQCLTSNTSDSESSSKGQEDTILSYEPVIRQEIHYTRPVIILGPMKDRVNDDLISEFPHKFGSCVPHTTRPRRENEMDGQDYHFVGSREQMEKDIQDNKFIEAGQFNENLYGTSILSVRTVAERGKHCILDVSGNAIKRLQQAQLYPIAIFIKPKSIEALMEMNKRQTYEQANKVFDKAVKLEQDFGEYFTAIVQGDSLEEIYNKIKLIIEEQSGPYIWIPSSEKL; encoded by the exons ATGTTCACAGTCAACATCTCATCTTCCATGTCGCTGGTGAGGAGCCTGCCTGAACGCACTGTTAGGAAATGCTCTTTCAGAAGCAAGCACCATTTCCGGATCCTAAG GGAGCCAAGGAAGGTGTTGCTGCACAAGGGCTCCACAGGCCTGGGCTTCAACATTGTTGGCGGGGAGGATGGAGAAGGCATCTTTGTCTCCTTCATCTTGGCAGGTGGTCCGGCTGACCTGAGCGGTGAGCTGAGGAGGGGAGACCGGATTCTCTCG GTGAATGGAGTGAACCTAAGGAATGCCACACATGAGCAGGCGGCTGCAGCGCTGAAGAGAGCTGGACAGACCGTCACCATCATAGCTCAGTACAGGCCTGAAG AGTATAGTCGCTTTGAGTCCAAGATCCACGACCTGAGGGAGCAGATGATGAACAGCAGCATGAGCTCAGGATCAGGCTCCCTGCGCACCAGTGAGAAACGCTCCCTCTATGTCAG AGCTTTGTTTGATTATGATCGAACGAGGGACAGCTGTCTGCCCAGCCAAGGCCTGAGCTTCTCTTATGGGGATATCCTTCATGTCATAAACGCTTCTGATGACGAGTGGTGGCAGGCGAGGCTGGTCACGCCACATGGAGAAAGCGAGCAGATTGGGGTCATTCCGAGCAAGAAAAG AGTTGAGAAGAAAGAGCGGGCTAGGTTAAAAACAGTGAAGTTCCACGCCAGGACAGGCATGATTGAGTCCAACAGG CCAGTCAAAGTAAAGCGCAAAAAAAGCTTCAACCTCTCACGCAAGTTCCCGTTTTACAAGAGCAAGGAGAATATTGTGCAGGAGTTGGTGGAGTCTGAAC AATGCCTGACGTCCAACACAAGTGACAGCGAAAGCAGTTCGA AGGGACAGGAGGACACGATTCTTTCCTATGAGCCAGTCATTCGACAGGAAA TCCACTACACCAGGCCTGTGATCATACTGGGCCCCATGAAGGACAGAGTAAATGATGACCTCATCTCTGAGTTTCCCCACAAGTTTGGCTCCTGTGTACCCC ATACGACTCGTCCGAGGCGAGAGAACGAGATGGACGGCCAGGACTACCACTTTGTGGGATCACGAGAACAAATGGAGAAAGACATTCAGGATAATAAATTCATTGAGGCTGGCCAGTTCAATGAGAACCTTTACGGGACGAGCATCTTGTCTGTCAGAACTGTGGCTGAGAGG GGGAAACACTGCATTCTGGATGTGTCTGGGAATGCTATAAAACGACTGCAGCAAGCACAACTTTATCCGATTGCCATCTTTATTAAACCAAAATCCATTGAAGCCCTAAT GGAAATGAATAAGAGGCAGACGTATGAGCAGGCCAATAAAGTCTTTGACAAGGCAGTTAAGCTGGAGCAAGACTTTGGAGAGTATTTCACAG cTATTGTACAGGGTGACTCACTAGAGGAGATCTACAACAAAATCAAGCTAATCATCGAGGAGCAGTCTGGTCCCTACATCTGGATCCCCTCCTCAGAGAAGCTCTGA
- the dlg3 gene encoding disks large homolog 3 isoform X10: MMNSSMSSGSGSLRTSEKRSLYVRALFDYDRTRDSCLPSQGLSFSYGDILHVINASDDEWWQARLVTPHGESEQIGVIPSKKRVEKKERARLKTVKFHARTGMIESNRPVKVKRKKSFNLSRKFPFYKSKENIVQELVESEQCLTSNTSDSESSSKGQEDTILSYEPVIRQEIHYTRPVIILGPMKDRVNDDLISEFPHKFGSCVPHTTRPRRENEMDGQDYHFVGSREQMEKDIQDNKFIEAGQFNENLYGTSILSVRTVAERGKHCILDVSGNAIKRLQQAQLYPIAIFIKPKSIEALMEMNKRQTYEQANKVFDKAVKLEQDFGEYFTAIVQGDSLEEIYNKIKLIIEEQSGPYIWIPSSEKL; the protein is encoded by the exons ATGATGAACAGCAGCATGAGCTCAGGATCAGGCTCCCTGCGCACCAGTGAGAAACGCTCCCTCTATGTCAG AGCTTTGTTTGATTATGATCGAACGAGGGACAGCTGTCTGCCCAGCCAAGGCCTGAGCTTCTCTTATGGGGATATCCTTCATGTCATAAACGCTTCTGATGACGAGTGGTGGCAGGCGAGGCTGGTCACGCCACATGGAGAAAGCGAGCAGATTGGGGTCATTCCGAGCAAGAAAAG AGTTGAGAAGAAAGAGCGGGCTAGGTTAAAAACAGTGAAGTTCCACGCCAGGACAGGCATGATTGAGTCCAACAGG CCAGTCAAAGTAAAGCGCAAAAAAAGCTTCAACCTCTCACGCAAGTTCCCGTTTTACAAGAGCAAGGAGAATATTGTGCAGGAGTTGGTGGAGTCTGAAC AATGCCTGACGTCCAACACAAGTGACAGCGAAAGCAGTTCGA AGGGACAGGAGGACACGATTCTTTCCTATGAGCCAGTCATTCGACAGGAAA TCCACTACACCAGGCCTGTGATCATACTGGGCCCCATGAAGGACAGAGTAAATGATGACCTCATCTCTGAGTTTCCCCACAAGTTTGGCTCCTGTGTACCCC ATACGACTCGTCCGAGGCGAGAGAACGAGATGGACGGCCAGGACTACCACTTTGTGGGATCACGAGAACAAATGGAGAAAGACATTCAGGATAATAAATTCATTGAGGCTGGCCAGTTCAATGAGAACCTTTACGGGACGAGCATCTTGTCTGTCAGAACTGTGGCTGAGAGG GGGAAACACTGCATTCTGGATGTGTCTGGGAATGCTATAAAACGACTGCAGCAAGCACAACTTTATCCGATTGCCATCTTTATTAAACCAAAATCCATTGAAGCCCTAAT GGAAATGAATAAGAGGCAGACGTATGAGCAGGCCAATAAAGTCTTTGACAAGGCAGTTAAGCTGGAGCAAGACTTTGGAGAGTATTTCACAG cTATTGTACAGGGTGACTCACTAGAGGAGATCTACAACAAAATCAAGCTAATCATCGAGGAGCAGTCTGGTCCCTACATCTGGATCCCCTCCTCAGAGAAGCTCTGA